In a genomic window of Caloenas nicobarica isolate bCalNic1 chromosome 1, bCalNic1.hap1, whole genome shotgun sequence:
- the CCT2 gene encoding T-complex protein 1 subunit beta isoform X2, which yields MDKILLSTGRDSTVTVTNDGATILKAIGVDNPAAKVLVDMSKVQDDEVGDGTTSVTVLAAELLREAELLISKKIHPQTIIAGWRAATKASREALLKAAVDHGDDEVKFREDLMNIAGTTLSSKLLTHHKDHFVKLAVEAVLRLKGSGNLEAIHVIKKLGGSLADSYLDEGFLLDKKIGVNQPKRIENAKILIANTGMDTDKIKIFGSRVRVDSTAKVAEIEQAEKEKMKEKVDRILKHGINCFINRQLIYNYPEQLFGAAGVMAIEHADFAGVERLALVTGGEIASTFDHPELVKLGSCKLIEEVMIGEDKLIHFSGVAMGEACTIVLRGATQQILDEAERSLHDALCVLAQTVKDTRTVYGGGCSEMLMANAVAELAMRTPGKESVAMESFAKALRMIPTIIADNAGYDSADLVAQLRAAHSEGKTTYGLDMKEGTIGDMAVLGVTESFQVKRQVLLSAAEAAEMILRVDDIIKAAPRKRVPDHRPC from the exons ATG GACAAGATTCTTTTAAGTACTGGGAGAGATAGCACGGTAACTGTGACAAATGATGGTGCAACTATCCTGAAAGCTATTGGAGTTGACAACCCAGCTGCCAAGGTCTTGGTTG atATGTCAAAGGTTCAGGATGATGAAGTTGGTGATGGAACTACATCTGTCACAGTGTTGGCAGCTGAATTACTGAGG gaggcagaattactgatttcaaagaagattcaTCCTCAGACCATCATtgcaggctggagagcagccacAAAAGCTTCGAGAGAGGCACTTCTCAAAGCAGCTGTGGATCATGG TGATGATGAAGTGAAGTTCCGTGAAGACTTGATGAACATCGCAGGAACAACTCTTTCATCAAAATTACTTACTCATCATAAAGATCACTTTGTCAAACTAGCTGTGGAAGCTGTTCTGAGGTTGAAAGGTTCTGGTAATTTGGAGGCTATCCATGTCATTAAGAAACTTGGTGGAAGTTTGGCTGATTCCTACTTAGATGAAG GTTTTTTACTTGACAAGAAGATTGGTGTAAATCAGCCAAAAAGAATTGAAAATGCAAAGATTCTTATTGCAAATACTGGTATGGATACAGACAAGATTAAG ATTTTTGGCTCTCGCGTTAGAGTGGACTCTACAGCAAAGGTAGCAGAAATAgaacaggcagaaaaagaaaaaatgaaggagAAGGTAGATCGTATTCTTAAGCATGGAATAAACTGCTTTATTAACAG ACAGTTGATCTACAACTACCCTGAACAGCTCTTTGGAGCTGCTGGTGTCATGGCTATTGAGCATGCAGACTTTGCTGGTGTAGAACGTCTGGCTCTTGTTACAG GTGGTGAAATTGCATCAACCTTTGATCACCCTGAGCTAGTAAAACTAGGAAGTTGCAAGCTTATTGAAGAAGTCATGATTGGAGAAGATAAACTCATTCATTTCTCTGGAGTGGCAATGG GTGAAGCTTGCACCATAGTTTTGCGTGGAGCAACACAGCAGATTCTAGATGAAGCAGAGAGGTCTTTGCATGATGCTCTCTGTGTTCTTGCCCAGACCGTGAAGGACACTAGAACTGTGTATGGTGGAG GTTGTTCAGAGATGCTGATGGCCAATGCTGTTGCGGAACTTGCCATGAGAACACCTGGCAAAGAGTCTGTTGCAATGGAGTCCTTTGCTAAGGCTTTACGAATG ATCCCAACCATAATAGCTGATAATGCTGGCTATGACAGTGCAGATTTGGTTgctcagctcagagctgctcacagtgAAGGGAAGACTACTTATGGACTTG ATATGAAAGAGGGTACCATTGGAGACATGGCAGTCTTGGGAGTAACGGAAAGTTTCCAAGTCAAGAGACAAGTTTTGCTGAGcgcagctgaagcagcagaaatgatTCTTCGTGTAGATGACATCATTAAAGCAGCACCAAG aaaacGTGTACCAGACCATCGCCCATGTTAA
- the CCT2 gene encoding T-complex protein 1 subunit beta isoform X1 has translation MASISLAPVNIFKAGADEEKAETARLSSFVGAIAIGDLVKSTLGPKGMDKILLSTGRDSTVTVTNDGATILKAIGVDNPAAKVLVDMSKVQDDEVGDGTTSVTVLAAELLREAELLISKKIHPQTIIAGWRAATKASREALLKAAVDHGDDEVKFREDLMNIAGTTLSSKLLTHHKDHFVKLAVEAVLRLKGSGNLEAIHVIKKLGGSLADSYLDEGFLLDKKIGVNQPKRIENAKILIANTGMDTDKIKIFGSRVRVDSTAKVAEIEQAEKEKMKEKVDRILKHGINCFINRQLIYNYPEQLFGAAGVMAIEHADFAGVERLALVTGGEIASTFDHPELVKLGSCKLIEEVMIGEDKLIHFSGVAMGEACTIVLRGATQQILDEAERSLHDALCVLAQTVKDTRTVYGGGCSEMLMANAVAELAMRTPGKESVAMESFAKALRMIPTIIADNAGYDSADLVAQLRAAHSEGKTTYGLDMKEGTIGDMAVLGVTESFQVKRQVLLSAAEAAEMILRVDDIIKAAPRKRVPDHRPC, from the exons GCATCCATTTCCCTTGCTCCTGTGAACATTTTCAAGGCAGGTGCAGatgaagaaaaggcagaaactgCTCGCTTG tCATCCTTTGTTGGTGCCATTGCTATTGGTGACCTGGTCAAGAGCACTCTGGGACCTAAAGGCATG GACAAGATTCTTTTAAGTACTGGGAGAGATAGCACGGTAACTGTGACAAATGATGGTGCAACTATCCTGAAAGCTATTGGAGTTGACAACCCAGCTGCCAAGGTCTTGGTTG atATGTCAAAGGTTCAGGATGATGAAGTTGGTGATGGAACTACATCTGTCACAGTGTTGGCAGCTGAATTACTGAGG gaggcagaattactgatttcaaagaagattcaTCCTCAGACCATCATtgcaggctggagagcagccacAAAAGCTTCGAGAGAGGCACTTCTCAAAGCAGCTGTGGATCATGG TGATGATGAAGTGAAGTTCCGTGAAGACTTGATGAACATCGCAGGAACAACTCTTTCATCAAAATTACTTACTCATCATAAAGATCACTTTGTCAAACTAGCTGTGGAAGCTGTTCTGAGGTTGAAAGGTTCTGGTAATTTGGAGGCTATCCATGTCATTAAGAAACTTGGTGGAAGTTTGGCTGATTCCTACTTAGATGAAG GTTTTTTACTTGACAAGAAGATTGGTGTAAATCAGCCAAAAAGAATTGAAAATGCAAAGATTCTTATTGCAAATACTGGTATGGATACAGACAAGATTAAG ATTTTTGGCTCTCGCGTTAGAGTGGACTCTACAGCAAAGGTAGCAGAAATAgaacaggcagaaaaagaaaaaatgaaggagAAGGTAGATCGTATTCTTAAGCATGGAATAAACTGCTTTATTAACAG ACAGTTGATCTACAACTACCCTGAACAGCTCTTTGGAGCTGCTGGTGTCATGGCTATTGAGCATGCAGACTTTGCTGGTGTAGAACGTCTGGCTCTTGTTACAG GTGGTGAAATTGCATCAACCTTTGATCACCCTGAGCTAGTAAAACTAGGAAGTTGCAAGCTTATTGAAGAAGTCATGATTGGAGAAGATAAACTCATTCATTTCTCTGGAGTGGCAATGG GTGAAGCTTGCACCATAGTTTTGCGTGGAGCAACACAGCAGATTCTAGATGAAGCAGAGAGGTCTTTGCATGATGCTCTCTGTGTTCTTGCCCAGACCGTGAAGGACACTAGAACTGTGTATGGTGGAG GTTGTTCAGAGATGCTGATGGCCAATGCTGTTGCGGAACTTGCCATGAGAACACCTGGCAAAGAGTCTGTTGCAATGGAGTCCTTTGCTAAGGCTTTACGAATG ATCCCAACCATAATAGCTGATAATGCTGGCTATGACAGTGCAGATTTGGTTgctcagctcagagctgctcacagtgAAGGGAAGACTACTTATGGACTTG ATATGAAAGAGGGTACCATTGGAGACATGGCAGTCTTGGGAGTAACGGAAAGTTTCCAAGTCAAGAGACAAGTTTTGCTGAGcgcagctgaagcagcagaaatgatTCTTCGTGTAGATGACATCATTAAAGCAGCACCAAG aaaacGTGTACCAGACCATCGCCCATGTTAA